Proteins from one Haloarchaeobius litoreus genomic window:
- a CDS encoding MFS transporter has translation MAAARTTVLKYYALRAVSTPGFMWPVSILYLVSHDVSYATLALAGAAAAVLTVVGEVPTGYVSDRLGRRNTIVVAQVLFGTYPLTLLFARSPPTVVAAFCLLGLAETLQSGAVTAWLYDALDAHDATARYTRVEGRGQAIRLAVLAVTMVAGGLLYALNPDLPFVASTVMGSTGALVATTLPATGEGDGSDHLGVREALTVVREHLLSRELRGFIALSSLAVAVGVSARSYVQPITVDAMSPLLAGVTVAGSPLPETAVLGVVYASFTGFGALLSDRAAGVEAWLGTRRTVLCSFLVDALAMCAVLVEPLLVVPMMFVHRGVVSVLGPVKRSYLNEQLESVGRATVLSAVSMVVSLVQVPVGLGGGVLADRLAPEVAVAALGALLLVTTVLAALSTPVVFEERETAAPAD, from the coding sequence ATGGCTGCCGCTCGCACGACCGTCCTGAAGTACTACGCCCTCCGCGCCGTATCGACCCCCGGCTTCATGTGGCCGGTGTCGATCCTCTACCTCGTCAGCCACGACGTCTCCTACGCGACGCTGGCGCTCGCTGGTGCCGCCGCCGCGGTCCTGACCGTCGTCGGCGAGGTGCCGACGGGGTACGTCTCCGACCGGCTCGGCCGGCGCAACACCATCGTCGTCGCCCAGGTGCTCTTCGGCACCTACCCGCTGACGCTGCTGTTCGCACGCTCGCCGCCCACCGTCGTCGCCGCCTTCTGCCTGCTCGGGCTCGCGGAGACCCTCCAGTCCGGCGCGGTGACGGCGTGGCTCTACGACGCGCTCGACGCCCACGACGCGACCGCCCGCTACACCAGGGTCGAGGGGCGCGGGCAGGCCATCCGGCTGGCCGTCCTCGCCGTGACGATGGTCGCCGGCGGCCTGCTGTACGCCCTGAACCCGGACCTCCCGTTCGTCGCCTCCACGGTGATGGGGAGCACCGGCGCGCTGGTCGCGACGACCCTCCCCGCGACCGGCGAGGGCGACGGGTCCGACCACCTCGGCGTCCGCGAGGCACTGACCGTCGTCCGCGAGCACCTGCTCTCGCGGGAGCTCCGGGGCTTCATCGCGCTCTCCTCGCTGGCGGTCGCCGTCGGCGTCTCCGCGCGCTCGTACGTCCAGCCCATCACGGTCGACGCGATGTCGCCGCTGCTCGCCGGGGTCACCGTCGCCGGCAGCCCCCTCCCCGAGACCGCGGTACTCGGCGTGGTCTACGCCTCCTTCACCGGGTTCGGCGCGCTCTTGAGCGACCGTGCGGCCGGCGTCGAGGCGTGGCTCGGCACCCGTCGGACCGTCCTCTGCTCCTTCCTCGTCGACGCACTGGCGATGTGTGCCGTCCTCGTCGAGCCGCTGCTCGTCGTCCCCATGATGTTCGTCCACCGGGGCGTCGTCTCGGTGCTCGGCCCCGTCAAGCGCAGCTACCTCAACGAGCAGCTGGAATCGGTCGGCCGCGCGACCGTGCTGTCGGCGGTGTCGATGGTCGTCTCGCTCGTGCAGGTCCCGGTCGGGCTCGGCGGTGGCGTCCTCGCGGACCGTCTCGCGCCCGAGGTGGCCGTCGCCGCCCTCGGCGCGCTGTTGCTCGTGACGACGGTGCTCGCCGCGCTCTCTACCCCGGTCGTCTTCGAGGAACGGGAGACGGCTGCGCCGGCAGACTGA